One window of the Trifolium pratense cultivar HEN17-A07 linkage group LG2, ARS_RC_1.1, whole genome shotgun sequence genome contains the following:
- the LOC123910221 gene encoding uncharacterized protein LOC123910221, producing MANLLNYDPSHVTRAFSQYPFVSSSYFEVNRSVRFNLRSCFDTSNGNVDVNSKRGFLKAKTKGLEKGISVIDGKYDATIVEHRSPGGSHNKPFCDHQIPQKLVVAVDVDEVLGNFVSALNKFIAARYSSNYSVSEYHVYEFFKIWNCSREEANTRVHEFFETPYFKSGIHPIPGAQTALQKLSRFCDLSVVTSRQNAIKDHTIEWIENNFSGLFDEIHFGNHFALDGVSRPKSDICRSLNAKVLIDDNPRYAIECAEAGIRVLLFDYENSYPWSKTELAYQHPLVHKVENWEEVEQALMSLIAL from the exons ATGGCAAATTTGTTGAACTATGATCCTTCCCATGTCACAAGAGCTTTTTCTCAATACccttttgtttcttcttcataTTTTGAGGTTAACAGAAGTGTTAGGTTCAATCTTAGATCCTGTTTTGATACAAGTAATGGAAATGTTGATGTTAATTCCAAAAGGGGTTTTTTGAAGGCGAAGACAAAGGGTTTAGAGAAGGGTATTTCTGTCATAGATGGAAAATATGATGCCACTATTGTTGAGCATAGATCACCAGGTGGAAGTCACAATAAACCTTTTTGTGATCATCAAATTCCTCAGAAACTTGTAGTTGCTGTTGATGTTGATGAAG TATTAGGAAACTTTGTGTCAGCGCTGAATAAGTTCATAGCAGCACGATATTCATCAAATTATTCAGTTTCTGAGTATCATGTGTACGAGTTCTTCAAG ATATGGAATTGTTCACGCGAAGAAG CTAATACCCGTGTTCATGAGTTTTTCGAGACACCGTATTTCAAGTCAGGGATCCACCCTATCCCAGGTGCTCAAACGGCCCTGCAGAAATTATCAAGATTCTGTGACCTATCAGTTGTAAC ATCTCGGCAGAACGCAATCAAAGATCACACAATTGAGTGGatagagaataacttttcaggTTTGTTTGATGAGATTCACTTTGGAAACCACTTTGCCCTTGATGGGGTGTCAAGACCAAAGTCAGATATTTGTAG GTCTTTAAATGCTAAGGTTCTTATTGATGATAACCCAAGATACGCAATTGAGTGCGCTGAAGCTGGAATTCGAGTCCTACTTTTTGACTACGAAAATTCATATCCTTGGAGCAAGACTGAGTTGGCTTATCAGCATCCTCTTGTGCACAAAGTTGAGAATTGGGAAGAAGTTGAACAAGCATTAATGTCATTGATAGCTTTGTAG
- the LOC123905179 gene encoding uncharacterized protein LOC123905179, whose protein sequence is MRRTGPSELQFDPEIEKTTRANRKAAREALLASRHKATSSGAQNCQEQNFSDMEDEQEPLVHEQPPPPLRRTLGDYGRRDNDALANQGRAKDWLDTIPAGTIETWRQLERKFLDRYFPIHKFLERRAEISNFEQADGETLYDAWESWWIIENRDETEARELVESMAQNEYRATNDRGAKKRGGMLELDTQTALLAQQKLMTSQMEAMMKFQTQASLVGKVENVICDFCLQDHPNGGCFPEGSEEARYLANFRKSYPNNNNGSGWGNMQGQGSAQQRPPSRMEETLNQFMMMTQSNFEAMKSSQETSNKNHEASIKNLEVQMGQLSRQFSMLQNNGGFGGNTLDNPTNESCNGITLRSREILERDEGEVENEKLSREVEVSDDEEVEVEKQRELRKKEKKKSEKGKGVDESPYARVPYPRKKRVKNQDCEKDFKKFMKVLNKLEMAIPLVEALEQMPSYAKFLKELLTKKRKPLDDEMVSMTEECSALIQRKLPQKKKDLGSFTIPCSIGNLTIGKALCDLGASINLMSLSMMKKIPGAVANPTKMSLSLADRSIVNPEGILHDVLVRVAGFVLPADFVVLDIEETSDWKPLLLGRPFLATSRALIDVELGELMQRTEDHQIVFNVFKTMKCYDGDPQCFQVQVYDEMIKEALKLPWKETHLPQGGTLLHNP, encoded by the exons atgcggagaacaggtccgagtgagctgcaatttgatccCGAGATAGAGAAAACTACTCGAGCGAATAGGAAGGCAGCAAGGGAAGCTCTACTAGCTTCTAGACACAAAGCTACTTCAAGTGGTGCTCAAAACTGTCAAGAGCAGAATTTTTCTGATATGGAGGACGAACAAGAGCCACTGGTTCATGAACAACCACCTCCACCACTGAGAAGGACCTTAGGTGACTATGGAAGAAGAGACAACGATGCATTGGCCAACCAAG GTAGAGCCAAGGATTGGCTTGATACTATTCCAGCAGGGACCATTGAGACTTGGAGGCAGCTAGAGAGAAAGTTCCTTGATCGCTACTTTCCAATCCATAAATTTCTGGAAAGAAGAGCAGAAATAAGTAACTTTGAACAAGCCGACGGTGAGACCTTGTATGATGCGTGGGAAAG CTGGTGGATCATTGAAAACAGAGATGAAACCGAGGCAAGGGAACTTGTGGAGAGTATGGCACAGAATGAATACCGTGCAACCAATGATAGAGGTGCGAAGAAAAGAGGAGGAATGTTAGAGCTTGATACACAAACTGCACTTTTGGCCCAACAAAAGTTAATGACAAGTCAAATGGAGGCCATGATGAAGTTTCAAACTCAAGCTTCTTTAGTTGGCAAGGTTGAAAATGTGATATGTGACTTTTGTTTGCAAGACCATCCGAATGGTGGATGCTTCCCAGAAGGGTCGGAGGAAGCCAGGTACTTGGCCAACTTCCGGAAATCTTATCCAAACAACAACAATGGTTCCGGATGGGGAAATATGCAAGGACAAGGATCTGCTCAACAAAGACCTCCCTCAAGAATGGAGGAAACATTGAATCAGTTTATGATGATGActcaaagcaactttgaagctaTGAAGTCTAGCCAAGAAACCTCCAACAAAAACCATGAGGCTTCAATAAAAAATCTAGAGGTACAAATGGGTCAACTCTCAAGGCAATTCTCTATGTTGCAAAATAATGGAGGATTTGGTGGAAACACTCTAGATAACCCAACGAATGAATCATGCAATGGAATTACTTTGAGAAGCCGTGAAATTCTGGAGAG agatgagggagaagttgaaaatgagaagTTGTCTAGGGAAGTAGAAGTGAGTGATGATGAGGAAGttgaagttgaaaaacagagggagttgagaaaaaaggagaaaaagaagAGTGAGAAAGGCAAGGGTGTAGATGAATCACCATATGCTAGGGTGCCATACCCTAGGAAGAAAAGAGTGAAGAACCAAGATTGTGAAAAAGACTTTAAGAAGTTCATGAAAGTTCTTAATAAACTTGAGATGGCGATTCCCTTAGTTGAGGCACTAGAACAAATGCCAAGCTATGCTAAGTTCTTGAAAGAACTTCTCACCAAGAAGAGGAAGCCGTTAGATGATGAGATGGTAAGCATGACTGAAGAGTGCAGCGCGTTAATTCAAAGGAAGTTACcccaaaagaagaaagatcTGGGGAGCTTCACTATACCATGTTCCATTGGAAATCTAACAATTGGTAAGGCTTTATGTGACTTGGGAGCGAGTATTAATCTGATGTCATTGtctatgatgaagaagataccgggtgCGGTAGCAAATCCAACCAAGATGAGTCTTTCCTTGGCGGATAGGTCTATTGTAAATCCGGAAGGGATTTTACATGATGTGCTTGTGAGAGTGGCTGGTTTTGTGCTCCCGGCTGATTTTGTGGTGCTTGACATAGAAGAAACAAGTGATTGGAAACCATTACTTCTTGGAAGACCCTTCTTGGCCACAAGTCGTGCTCTTATTGATGTGGAGTTGGGTGAACTTATGCAGAGAACTGAGGACCATCAAATTGTGTTCAATGTCTTTAAAACTATGAAGTGCTATGATGGAGATCCTCAATGTTTCCAAGTCCAAGTGTATGATGAAATGATCAAAGAAGCTCTCAAGTTACCATGGAAGGAAACTCACTTGCCACAAGGTGGCACTCTACTCCATAACCCTTAG